The genomic DNA GCGGGCAGACACACATGCTTTAGTACCAATAACAGTGGGACCCACCAGTCAAAACATTGTGTGTTGgccaaaaactccacagggctCCTTTGAATCACTCCATCGtccaaaaaacatatttgaagtTCCTAAATGgtttacaaaaacatttattgttaaggaatcattttattttcttctaaaactgtccaataaaacatatttgaaaGCCTGTTGGTGAGTGTGACTGAGTGTTGACGGCATCTTCCATCAAAAACCTCTTTCAGCGGCCGAGAGCCGCTCCCTCACAACGGCTCGGAGAACGATATATTTACGATAGCGAGCACTTACACGAGGCAATGTTTTCGCTTCAGGGTTGCGAGACGCTCAACAGACAGAGCTGCGAGGCCGAACAAAAGCGGTGGGGGGGCGTCCCAATTAGCAGTTGGCAGTAGATTAACAGGGTAGTGATGTCAAAGCTGCTCCACAGTCGTGCACAGATAGTGGCTCCATTCAGGGCCGCAGAATTCCATTAGCATATCGATGAAATAGAGACGATAAAGGGCCGATGTGTCTGACACACAGCTGTGATCTCCTCGTATGAAAGAAATATTATCCCCCGGCAGCCAGTGGGACCTCTTCTCCACATCTGTCCGATGGCTATGTGACTGATTATTTTGGGCATTCCAATTCAGGATGCCCCCAGGAGGCAAGACACCAACAAGGGCCTCTGTTTCCTTCAAGCATCGCCCCTCCCCTCCTCCGCTCTTGTTTTTCACTTTGCTCTCCTATAGGGACGGGGGGCCCTCTGTCGAACTTAACAGACCGCTCACAAAAGATCATCTCAGAGACTTCAGTCATAAACTTCTCAATTAACAACGCAGTCAATCTTCTATCTATCAGTGGGAGGGTGGGAGTTCATGCTTAAGGCACTCGGTGCAGCGCTGGGCCCggtttccatggagtcataccCAGCGACTCGACGCCACTGAGGCATGCCATTCTTCTCCCCGCTGCTGAAATGTGCGGCTTATTCTGACTCAGGCTATTGTGGGGCGCACAAGTGGCTCTCTGAGGAGCaggggatggagagagaaagggtGGGGTCAAGGTTCAAACCGAAAGGCTCCCATCGGGACTCCCTTTCTGTTATCAAATTTGTCGAGACACAAAAAGAGCAACAGTCTCATTCCCAAGGACATattgagggagagaaaggaggttATAGGACGGCCGCCTTTGTGTCGGAGCTTCAGTTCTTCCAAAGCTCAGCAGTCGAGCGCCCAgtcttcactctgctgctgcactgatTGTGTCAGCAGCCAGCCTTTTCTTCAACAAGTCCAATCACCGACAAGCTCCGAAGCTCAGGTAAGTCTCTTTATTTTACCTCAGATTTTCACGAAGCAGCAGAGATTTATTTGTACTTGCATTGAatcatttaactttattaaaagttTGGCACCACAGAGGGATTACTTCTATTGTTTTCATCAGATACACAGTATTTTAGTGTAAATCAGAAGATCCCCGACACTACTGTACATTAGCAgtgagtgtttattctgtacaTGAGTCATCTAAATCTCAAAACAGATGCATGATTTTTAAGGATTTGGAGGAACACCAAGCGCACTCACATCTGATCCAATAACCAAATTTCCCATGTACTTTCTCCTGCTGTGGGTTTCACTGTGACGACTTTTGACAATGGCAGCTTGCACACACTGCGGCTGTCACAACAAATTGTTGCCCACTAATCTCTGAAAAGGACCAACGCCAGCGTGCTCCGTCTCCCCGCTGCCAGCGCTCTTCACATGTGAACGCCTGCGCAGATCTGCTCAGCCAGATCATTGTGATGAAGGCATATTTCAGGATTGCCTCTCTTTAGGATTATCCCTCTGGGATCCGTATAAATCGAAGCTTTTCCATTCAGCCGTGCCGCACCCGGGTTGTTATCCCTGCTGGGACTGTAACCCTTTTCTTCGGGGGGACTTGCGCTCCTGAATGCGCTCAGTCTGAGCCTTGGCTGAGAAATGCCCTTCGTTGTGGGTCTCACAGCTCCAGTAGGTGCAGGAGTCGagcgcacacaaacactgaacagaaccaCACCGCTACATCTGGCTGGTTCCTAATGGACCACATGTCTGGACAGAGAGCTGGTGAAATGGAGATTTAGGGATTTAGAGACAATCCCTTTCCCTTTTTGTTAAGGTGCCATTTaatcacatttcactgtttgttgAGCGGTTTTCATCGTTTATTTGGGAACCTCCCTTCAGCAATAGAAACATCTGGGGGATGACAAGTTCATCCCTGATAcacatgttctgtttttcttcctccacaAATTTCAAAGTGAAGCCTTTGTCTGAGATTAATTGTTGCTGTTCGTCCTCCCCGGTGACGTCTGTGTAGATGTTACAGcgcagataaaaacacaattaaaggAGTGGACATGGGAGCTTGCCAGAGTTGCCGAAGGGATGAAGGAGTGGGAGGTCATTTTTAAGGTGTGTCCACATAGTTGTCCAAAattggaaaaaagacaaatatgcTATCCTGCGAGGAATTTTGTAAAATTATATTGGTTTATTTCATACTCAAAGTTCCAGGTTTCAAACTGTCACAGAGGGAGTGTGTGAACCAGATGTACAAGTAGCAGAAATTTGCAGGttaaaatatttgatttaacACAACTATCCTTCCACAGGAAACTATATTTATACTGCATAAAGAAAATCTTTTTActtacaagttgtaaagttagattTCATAGCATCCAAGTTTCTCCATGTTCAGTATAGTGATGTTtaatgtccctgatgaattctgtagtctcatttagccacttgttagcaacgactgctttaaaaacacataaacacgtTCTAATTCAATTGTAGGCCATTAAATTCACATCTTATGCCGTAtaacaaaacgtgtaaatatgTAACCTGTGGTCTAACCAAAGCATTTAACCAAAAACCCATTAAAAAACCTGATTTCCAAGCTATAGGACTCAGCACTCTGCAGAAAGCTTGAGCCAGCAGCCgcttaacttagcttagcacaaagactggaaacagggggaaacagctagcctggctctgccCAAAAAGTCCACCTGATGTCACATGATACCAAAAGTTGTCACAGTGCAGCTTTTTTGTGAAGacgaaacaaacaaaatataacatGTTCACGAATTAGCTTTAGAGGGGCTTGTaggcaaatgtttttgttttctggctaagctaactagctgttGGCTTCTGCGTAACATCTAGTTTGCAGACATGAGCATTAATCACATCAAAATATTGGCCAGAAGtgaataataacattaacaaaatATTACGCCGTGATGTAAACATTGGAGGCATATTTGATGACTTCATTTCTGCTAAGCTAGTGTCACAAAGTAAGGACCCGTAACTGATATATCTGAGAAATATCTTACATGTGatatgaaggttctcagtcatccaggtcttGGTAAGTCTAAGTGCTTTATCACAAACTGGAGTCATCGTTTCACCTCCCACCCCATTCTGAGAAGTCcggaactgaagaagcctcttggatgagaggtgaaacgtcttcaagaaactgaaacacgtccattTTCTTACATTATCTCATGTAGACATTCCAGTGTTTACCTTGAGTAGCCTAGCTAAGTTTTAAGAGTCCCTGAGAGTTCCCCATTCAGCCAACATGAAAGAATTGCTGTCCAATCAGACTATGAGGCCAGATGAGCTGTaaagggaagaagaggagacttCCTGAGTGTAAGGAGGAAGTCGAAACACTTGTCGCGGTCAGAATGAAGTAATTATCCGCCCCGGGGCCGAGTGCACACCGGCTGGACACAGGGACATCTATTGTTACCTTGTGAAGCTGGGCCACTGCGACCAAAACTCTTCCTGCTtattgtcagtgtgtgtgtgtgtgtgtgcgtgtgtgtgtgtgtgtgtgtgtgtgtagagtggTGTGGCCCGGGGTTGGGCTGGTACGGCTTCCTGTCACTGAGGCAGTCTGCTGTCTGAATACTAACAATGAATTTCTTCAGAAATCAAAAACACTTGTTTCGAAAAGACATGACTCAAAAAAAACCCGACCTGACATGTAACCTGCAAACATACTGACGTCACTATGATGTAAATCAGGAGAAGTGTTTTTCAGTCATCCCTGAAAATGTTATTCATGATACATTTAtaacatataatataatattcattCTGTTCCCTTAGCCGCCAAGATGGAGTCTGTTACAACGGAGCTGTCCTCCCTGCTCACCAACCAGTCGTCATCAAAGAGCTGTCCCACGGTGGACACGACCGTGGAGAACACCCTGTTTGGATGCTTCTACATCCTGGTTTTCTTCCTGGCGCTGAATGGTAACAGCCTGGCTCTGTGGATCTTCTCCCACCAGCGTGGCTCCTCCTCTCCGGCGAACATCTTCTTGATCCACCTGGCTGTGGCGGACTTGTCCTACGTGATCATCCTCCCGCTGAGGGCCACCTACCACCTCACCGGAGGCCACTGGCCCTTTGGCGAGGTGCCCTGCAGAGTGGCAGGCTTTTTGTTTTACGTCAACATGTACGCCAGCCTGTACTTCCTGGCGTGCGTGGCGGGGGATCGCTACCTGGCCGTGGTCCACGCCGTGAGGTCGCTGAAGATCCGCCGCGCTCGCTACGCTCACATCATCAGCTTCTCTCTGTGGGCCCTGGTTACCGTATCCATGGCACCGCTGCTGGTCACCCACCAGACTGCAGAAGTGGACGGCGTCACGGTGTGTCTGCAGCTGTACAGAGAGAAGGCCTCGCGCAAAGCTCTGATCTCACTGGCTGTGGCCTTCACCCCTCCTTTCCTCGCCACCCTGTCCTGCTACCTGCTCATCATTTGCAGCCTGCATCGGGGCTCCAGGTTGGAGCCGGCCCTCAAGCTGAAGGCCCTGCGCACCATCGGTCTGGTCATGCTCATCTATGTCGTCTGTTTCCTGCCTTATCACATGAGCAGGGCCACTTTCATCCTTGGCTACAACCATCCCGACGTCTCCTGCAAGACACGCAGAGGCCTGAGCCTGGCCAAccgcctcacctcctccctcacctgcCTGAACGGCACCCTGGACCCGCTCATCTACCTGTTTGGGGCGGAGAAGTTCCGCGGCACTCTGATGCGGTTGTTTTGCAAAGACAGCACCGGGATGTCAGGAGCCACCAGCGGAGATTTAAAGGGGACACATGAGAGCTCTGTGAGCGCCAAGTCTGAGTTTTGAGGAGGATAAAAACACGAGCTGGATCTGAAGCGCTGATTGATTCGGATGCATTTAACAACGCACAGAAACACGGATCAGACTGTCACCTGACTGCCTTTGCCTGACTGAAGGTTTGAGCTCCTTCTGCAATTTGGTCGATGCCACTGTAGTCCCCCCTTATGTTGAATTTAAGGCCCAGTTTCAGTGTCCACCCTGCACGTTATTCACAGAcactctaaccctaaccctaccctgTGTGAGTGCAGGAGGGTGTGAGGACTCCAAACACCACGTCAGGATCTGGAGAGCGCTGAACTCACACTACCTGGACACGGGGACATCATGTGTGAGACTCCTTTTACTTATGTAGTGTAGTGAATGTTGTTTGTTCTCCCTTTAATATTGGAAGCACTGTCAACTTATGGATGGTTTGCATAAAGAGCTCAAAAAGTCAACCAGTGAACCCTGATAGCTTTGAGTCATAAGGGTATTTTTCTCTGTGATCTCACTCTACCTGCCATCTGTTGACATCAACAGGCTTCATCTGCAGAACATATTTGTCTTAAAATGCTCAGAACATGAGACACGAGGCAGAAAAAAACGTTCCTTTTAGCAACAGCATTGCCAGATGTTGTATAATTACCATATCCGTATGatatttttacacttttgtATGATTAATCCAGAAGAAAGTGCTGTTATGTACAATAATTTGACCATTTTGTAAAGATCACATCAGCATCGTGCTGGATATGGGCTTTGAAGATGAACAGGATTCACAAGCACGGCTGGAAGGTGCTTTTGTATGCATCAGTAAGCCCAGTCTTTATCTTATTACCTTTGCTTATGGCCTTAACTGCGGTGATGTCTTGTAATTTAACGTTGTAACAGTAAACTACCAcaaacatctccagctgatGGACGATGGAGACCCCATCACAGGTACATCAActtgctttacaaaaaaaatgtgatgtcgGTAAATCCATGTCAAAAAATTGGTCAAAAATGTGACAACGACTTCAATAATTTACTCCAAAATACAACACTTTATTAGCTGTGGTGTGATAGTTAAACATTTGATCTGATTAGAAACATCCAGTACATTGTGGGAGCTTCGGTGAGAATCAAGCTGTAGATTTTATCAGCTTCATGCTGATGTGGGAAAATGAGTTGTGTGTTAAACACCAAATAATCAGTTATGTACATAGTcaacattttatgtatttttactgttttgtatcCTATGCCAAATGTGATAAATACTCATTAATTAGCTTTTAATATCATTTGTTTTCGAAGGTGTTTTTAACTTTGCTAGCAGCGTTGTTCTCGTTGCTCTCTTTGCTCTCTTTGTAGCAGCGTTCGTGTTTCCCCTCAGAAACCGATACCTGCTTCGTTTTtggtgctaattagcaaatggtAGCATCTCAACACCTTGAGCTGTGGCAGTgaaacgatttttttttttttatctatggAGGTTTCAtatctgaaaataaatataaatctgTGACATCTTCTCAATGTAAAGTCTGTGGGCTGAGGGGGGACTTGTGGGCGGGGCCAGCAGGAGGAACTTCCtcataaccaggaagtaaacatgGAAGCTAGAAACTTCTTGGCGGCAAAAGTTGCGTTCACTACCTAGCTCTATTTCAAACCTACCTGCTAACCAGCAGCATGTTAACATTTCTGTTGTGACCATGTtcacatgctaatgttagcatttagctcaaagcaccactctgtgttttttaaatgcacttaAAACGGTATtttatatgacttttttttttttttttttaattgctggaAGACACCAGCACTGTGTTTACTTTGCTTGTGCTAGACAAATCTTCACTGTACATAAATTCATCATTATTCAGCTCCCCAGCTATGCATTTATTGTTTCTATGATATTGCACTATTGCGTGTCAAAATACGAATCCCCTTGTCTGCAAAGGAAGTGACGTTtgagacagaaagacaagaTTCACACTGATTAGTAAAAATGAGAGTTTATGTTCTTCGTGACTTTGAGTTATGTATAATAAACTTTTAATTGTTGTCAAAAAGACTGTAAAAGAAGCTTGACGGATGTTCCACTGTCTCACTTATATGTTAACATCTCACTCACATTTCATTCTTTCCtgtgtcaataaaaaaaaaactgctttttaaaaaaaaatggcgtTTTATAAAAGGTGTCATTTCAATTGTCGTCACTTGAAAGCAAAAGTATGATTTTCCGCCCTCCGTGCATGAGATCACGTCTTGTCTGAgactttttctctgtgtgaaagtggGAAACCTATTTCAAGTGCAGGGCAGAAACCTCCGAGGTGGCAGTGACTTGTCACTGTGTACTTCTCTTTTTGTATCATGTGACCATGTTGTGGTTTGTGAGcagctttttttcctccccttaTTTTTGCAAGACTTCCTGTCCATCACATGAACACAGCAAGCCATTCTAAACTTGTATTTCCTGAACGTATACACTGCGTTTTAGAAAACACCTAGCGCTCGTGTTTCATATGAGACGATGAAACAGTTCGCAGTCGGTCCCAAGATAGGTGGGGTGAACACGGGTGCTTCTTTTTTCTAGATCAAGTGACAGAGAAGATTTGAGCATCACAAATGTGTCCAGAAATCAAAATGAGCTTCTTCTACTTTTAACTTATTCACAAGCACATACATCAGTAGAATTGTTTCACTGTAACATGTAAAAATCATCATATCTTCCTTTGGTTGCTACTTCCCTTTTTCActtcttcatgttgttgttgttttttttttgttttacaaatggCTTCACTTTTTTCTAGCCGGTTTACATTAACAAGGTTTACTGAAACTAAAGAGGGAATTTTGGTTAATCATTAAGGCGATGTGATAAAGATTTCTACACAGCAAGCGAAAGTCTGCATTTCCATTTACAGCTCTGTGGGTCTGTCATGCAACAGGCAGCGCAGAGGCACCAGGGCCCTCCTCTCGTCACAAATGAGGAAGTTCTGAGCCGAGGTAGTTGCAGCCTCCTTTTTTACAGCTTGTAACAAGGGGATGAACAAGTGAAAGAAAGGACTTTAAAGTACGCACcatgaaaagatgaaaatagccagaaagaaaaactgaatcTACTCTGGTTTTGGTGGAATATCGTTCGGGGAGCAAAACTCTTGATTTGATTCTTGGGTGACAAACAGGATGCCAAGTTACCAACCTTGGTGTCATGGCAATATAACTCGATCCAAAGCTGAGGATCTACTTTCCAAAGCAGCCAGAGATGGAAGCTTCCTTATCCGGGCCAGTGAGTCCATACAGGGAGCGTATGCCCTCTGTGTTTTGTAAGTAGACGTTACTTGATTCTAACTTTTGCAGCGGCAGATTCATGAAGCGGACAATGATTATTGCGCCTTGTTCAAAAATCTTGATAACATGCAAAATAAGCTGTGTATGTCAACTTAATAGAGGAAAAACTGACATGGCATGGATGTTATAGTGAATATTTTTAGTATAAGGCTCAAGAAAAACAATTCTAAAGGTCATAATTTAAGCATTTTTATTGTAACAGGACTATAAGTTCAAATTTCCCCTGCTTGCAGTGTGCCATATATAATTTTTGCACATACGCGTTGCAACGCAAGACTAGTTCCCCTTTATTTGCATACTGTGCTGCCACAGAGTAACACCCTTTGCCCTCTGCAACTCACATCAATTTTCAGTGGCCaacctttttttcaaaatgctatCCAGCCTGTTCTGATGGTATGCTGAAAACCCTGAATAAGAGCAGCCTGCATGTTTCTTCCACCTTACATATGTGACAtgtgcattcatttattttaaccGCAGATACCAGAACTGTGTGTACACATACAGAATCCTGCCAAATGAGGATAAGAAGCTCTCTGTCCAGGTGGGTCGACAGTTTGACACAAGCCTCCACTATTTAGGTCCGAAGTCAGACAAATTGTTCTGATTGTAGAATTAAGTATTTACAGGGTTGGTGAAGGTAAATTGCTGTTTCCCCTCACGTACGAAAACTAAATGCAAGACAGCCTTTTTTAAGCATGCACCTGTTTCGTTGCAACCAAATTTAAAAACATGCCGTATTTTTAGACACATAAGCAACTTTGTAGCTTGTAGCGACGCTTTTAACAATGTGGTTAGCGTAGCTGTGCAGATGACTGTGTCattcaaacaaacactttggtccAAACTAATCGTATTTACTGAGCTGTAATTAGCAGATACTATCATGCTGACACACTAAAGTGGGGAACATTGCACATGCTCATcatcagcatgttaacattGTTGTTTTGAGGATTTAAGACTGTTgatattagcatttagctcaaagcgcAGCAATCAGAAGTACAGCCTAGAATGGGGAACACTCTGAAATGGGGAACACTGTACATGCTAATCATCAGCACGTTAACATTGTTGTTTTGAGGATTTAAGCCTGCTGACATTAGCgtttagctcaaagcacagcAGTCAGAAGTAGAGCCTAACAGAGCAGCCGGCATGACTCTAGTCTTGTTCTTGAATCCATCACACTTTCATCGAAACGGAGCTGAGACAAGCTGTTCAACTATATTTTACATTGAATACTTTGAAGTGAGCTCCAGTCTGCTGTAAGACGTATCTGAGATTACATGGGAAGTAAAACTGAAAGAATCAGCGGCAACTGAGCAAAACATTTCAGTTCTGCTGAGGTCTGAGGAGAATGATGTGGCTCCTGTGATCTGCTCTCCAGGCATCCGAAGGAGTTCCTATCAGGTTCTTCTCTATGCTGCCTGAGCTGGTGGAGGCATATTACAGTCCAAACATGGGTCTGATCACGCATCTGCAGTACCCCGTCCAACGAGAGGAGGAAGCAGACGAGGAGCCAGGTCGAACAACTTCACTTCACCTGAATAGTGGCCTTCTTGTTGGATCCCTGCCAAAGATTCAAACCTTTAACATCCTGTACGTCTCCTTGTCCTGCAGAATCCAATGATCTTCCCCCACAACTTCCACCCAGGAACTTCTCACCCAACGATTTGAAAGACGGTGACCAGAAGTCCCCTGAATCGGCCTGCAAGTCTTTATCAGACACCTACCTGATGAGGCTACAGCATGTGGACTTGTCCTCGTACGGTCACATTTGTAAAAATTTGCACTGATGTAGCACAGCAAGTTGTAACTGTCCTCCGCCAGATAATTCATCATGCAATAATTTGAATAATACACGGGCAGTATATTGTGGGTACGATGTAATTATTCCTACGCTCATGAGCAGTGATTTGACACGCTGATGTGTTTGGTTTTCGCTATCTAGTAAGACGATGATGCGATAACAGTTCTCCCGTGTCACACACTCCAGAGTACCCGAGGAGTATCAAATGGCGATACAGGAATACTTCAGAAACTCAATCGTCTTGGATGCTGAACAAGTACAGAATGGTTGTCATAACCTCCCCGGGCTAAAGAAGCTAACATTGACAATCTGCAAGAATCTAAACAGGTACACTACCCAGTCTGACTAACACTGATTATATAGATACAATTCATAGTTCTAATGGGATACCTTGGGTCCTGGCGTTCATGTGGATGCCACTCGATGCGCACAACCCGTTTAAACTCCACTGCAGAACCAGAACAAGTACTCCCTGATGACAGTATGGTGACTGCTCTGGAATGTCCTGAGGAACGTGACAAAAAGCTCAAAGTTTGGAACTGACCTcaaaattccccagatcccaatctgacTAAGTATCTGTGCAACATGCCAGAAGAAGTCctatccatggaggccccaccctGGATTGGACTTGGCTCTGACCCATTAAGGAGTGGACAAGGTGGGTCTCTTGACTCCTGTGTGCTGCGAGGTGGAGCACTCCATGGATCGAACCTCCTCTTACAGATCTCAAAGATGCTAAATCCGATTGGGATCTTTAGAATTTGGCAGCCAGGTCGACACGTTGAGCTTTTTGTCACATTCCCTGGGCTGAGGAACCCAAGGTATCCCAGCAGAACCGTGACCAGTCCAGAAATACTCAATTGTATCCACTACACCTGTTTAAATACGTCGTGTAGGGCTGATTTAATCATGTTCTGACTTTTTCGTGAGACAGTGAAATTTCCCGCGTCCTGCCGGCTCTGGAGGTCTTCCACAGAACGCTGGACCAACAGCTCTCCCCAGGGATTGGGCAGTTTGCAAAACGAGTGGGTGTCGTTCTTGATCATTCGTAACATAAATGGAGAACAATCTCTAGAGTGCTTATCATCGTGCATCATTTCCTTTATTTGCAGGTGTCTGCTGAATCAGGTCAATCTGTGTCCTTTAGGCTTGAGCAACTGACAAAACTGCTCTACTCATTAGAAGATAAGGTAATTTACAGTTTTACTCACTGACCGTGAATAATCTTGGTTTCTGACACACCAACAAGTGATGTCAGTTACAGACGACAATtgcacttctcttttttttttcaggctaaAAGTTCTTTGTTTGAGTCTGTCGGCTATGAAGGCGGTCACAGGAAATCGCTCATACCGCCTGTTACGTTTGAGGTGCTTCTTTAAATTGGTTACCGTATTACAATGCATGCGAGTGTGATGACAAGACAAAGTCTGGAGGTTTGAGGTTTCATTTAATCAGTTTCCTCTTTCAACTGCAGGTCAAGCAAGACTCTCTGGGGATATCCATGAAGATGTTTCTCAAAGTGGATGTTGAAAGTGGGAAGCTTTACTTTAAGAAGTCGAAGGACGGGGCTGAAGACAAATACTATGTAC from Sparus aurata chromosome 11, fSpaAur1.1, whole genome shotgun sequence includes the following:
- the gpr17 gene encoding uracil nucleotide/cysteinyl leukotriene receptor, which gives rise to MESVTTELSSLLTNQSSSKSCPTVDTTVENTLFGCFYILVFFLALNGNSLALWIFSHQRGSSSPANIFLIHLAVADLSYVIILPLRATYHLTGGHWPFGEVPCRVAGFLFYVNMYASLYFLACVAGDRYLAVVHAVRSLKIRRARYAHIISFSLWALVTVSMAPLLVTHQTAEVDGVTVCLQLYREKASRKALISLAVAFTPPFLATLSCYLLIICSLHRGSRLEPALKLKALRTIGLVMLIYVVCFLPYHMSRATFILGYNHPDVSCKTRRGLSLANRLTSSLTCLNGTLDPLIYLFGAEKFRGTLMRLFCKDSTGMSGATSGDLKGTHESSVSAKSEF